A section of the Methanococcus vannielii SB genome encodes:
- a CDS encoding methanogenesis marker 14 protein, whose translation MGFIKLIKGMFSKSPKIQYAKSQSIDVMDLNPKKVGPNQRILPYYTVASVELGNTTTKSIISATDMESGKTYVVSKEVRLTRDVRPPKKGEKVFGRTIWDIELTKEAVSEMVRDVLKGAMDKAHLSVNDIHFVVRSTGVTAGFASPEEVGMMIVSLAEGCRMAGIPNGKMTPIMTKKQLPEILQDYTLIDKLIFDGAVTGVVPPTGKEVVANEMEGELVTAGIKIGSKWTEIDYRNPCISIDFGTTLAGRITNDSEPYAKVVGNLCGLAGAVCDSVVRGTDLVNKRGGAVLDIINTKGKLDKELAKKYAEEIHKFVIIREVPKGVSRFGTVPVNPESAQKAGTFLIGCDVGENGSDIFELEKIGAKILQESNVPTLLYTLDIVSAKITQRLIKLAHDEKIVSKETAIGITGRAGITGEKPKLIIEMLSELDIWDDVSKNIVFVEDGLALGSSVMARCMNCLGTPKIPIGGNRNGPCILGQRIKRQKEMGMLR comes from the coding sequence ATGGGCTTTATTAAGTTAATTAAGGGTATGTTCTCAAAATCACCAAAGATTCAATATGCTAAATCACAATCTATCGATGTAATGGATTTAAATCCAAAAAAAGTTGGCCCAAACCAGAGAATTTTACCGTATTACACGGTAGCTTCGGTTGAACTTGGAAATACAACCACTAAATCAATTATTTCTGCAACAGATATGGAATCTGGAAAAACTTACGTGGTATCAAAGGAAGTCAGGCTTACAAGGGATGTACGGCCACCTAAAAAAGGAGAGAAGGTTTTTGGACGTACAATATGGGATATTGAACTTACAAAAGAAGCAGTTTCTGAAATGGTTAGGGATGTTTTAAAAGGAGCAATGGATAAAGCACATTTAAGTGTAAATGATATTCATTTTGTTGTTAGGAGTACAGGTGTTACTGCTGGATTTGCATCTCCTGAAGAAGTTGGAATGATGATAGTATCCCTTGCTGAAGGTTGTAGGATGGCAGGAATTCCAAATGGAAAAATGACGCCGATAATGACAAAAAAGCAGCTTCCAGAAATATTACAAGATTATACTTTAATAGATAAATTAATTTTTGATGGGGCAGTAACAGGAGTAGTTCCCCCAACTGGAAAAGAAGTAGTTGCAAATGAAATGGAAGGGGAACTTGTAACTGCAGGAATAAAAATTGGAAGCAAATGGACAGAAATTGATTACCGAAATCCCTGTATAAGTATAGACTTTGGTACAACCTTGGCAGGTAGGATTACTAATGATTCAGAACCTTATGCAAAAGTTGTAGGAAATTTATGTGGTTTAGCAGGGGCAGTATGTGATTCAGTAGTTCGAGGAACTGATTTAGTAAATAAAAGGGGCGGTGCAGTTTTAGATATCATAAATACTAAAGGAAAACTTGATAAAGAACTTGCAAAAAAATATGCTGAAGAAATTCATAAATTTGTTATAATAAGAGAAGTTCCAAAAGGCGTTTCCAGATTTGGAACAGTCCCAGTAAATCCTGAAAGTGCACAAAAAGCAGGTACATTTTTGATAGGTTGTGACGTTGGTGAAAATGGTAGTGATATTTTTGAACTTGAAAAAATCGGAGCAAAAATTCTACAGGAATCAAATGTTCCAACACTTCTTTATACGCTTGACATAGTTTCTGCAAAAATTACGCAAAGGCTCATAAAGTTAGCACATGATGAAAAAATAGTATCTAAAGAAACTGCAATTGGAATTACTGGAAGAGCGGGAATTACTGGTGAAAAACCAAAATTGATAATTGAAATGCTCTCAGAACTTGATATATGGGATGACGTTTCTAAAAATATTGTTTTTGTTGAAGATGGCCTTGCATTAGGTTCAAGTGTCATGGCAAGGTGCATGAACTGCC
- a CDS encoding geranylgeranyl reductase family protein codes for MDFEKYDIIIVGGGPAGFITGENITDKKVLVLEEHQEIGVPLQCAGLISVNGVKELGNPKGSVNKVRGANIFSKNNVFTVGNEKVRAEVFERKVMDKDIAKRASKRVDVLMKSYGKIKNSNQKRRNYITKSSLKEKFQKLEIMHLGESYEVCPKIIIGADGIRSNIGKSLQMNKKREIISGIQIEYANAKIDDDFVNVFYDKRYSERFFTWIIPLGNDRVRVGTCDSNNSYKKLTEFLKNNRIANEILKNATPIEFTSGAIPIGYSKTVTDNVMLVGDSAGQVKPLSGGGLYYGAKCGKICANTINNYFKGNYSLEFLKSYEKDWKKEFSKEIDKNLKIRRIFNMIDDGKIDRILEYVTKNNLLDIINEKGDMDSPSSVVWPILEKAVFGK; via the coding sequence ATGGATTTTGAAAAGTACGATATAATAATTGTTGGAGGGGGCCCAGCCGGATTTATAACTGGGGAAAATATTACGGATAAAAAAGTGCTTGTTTTAGAGGAGCATCAAGAAATTGGGGTACCACTACAATGTGCAGGACTTATAAGTGTAAATGGGGTAAAAGAACTTGGCAATCCTAAGGGTTCAGTAAATAAGGTTCGAGGAGCAAATATATTTTCAAAAAACAATGTATTTACAGTTGGAAATGAGAAAGTTAGGGCAGAAGTTTTTGAAAGAAAGGTAATGGATAAAGATATTGCAAAAAGGGCCTCAAAAAGAGTAGATGTTTTAATGAAATCGTATGGGAAAATCAAAAATTCAAACCAAAAAAGACGTAATTACATTACTAAATCTAGCCTTAAAGAAAAATTTCAAAAGCTTGAAATAATGCATCTTGGTGAAAGTTACGAAGTATGCCCTAAAATAATTATCGGTGCTGATGGAATCCGCTCAAATATTGGAAAATCACTTCAAATGAATAAGAAAAGAGAAATAATATCCGGAATACAGATAGAATATGCAAATGCAAAAATTGATGATGATTTTGTAAATGTATTTTATGATAAAAGATATTCTGAAAGGTTTTTTACTTGGATAATTCCACTTGGAAATGATAGAGTAAGAGTTGGAACGTGTGATTCAAATAATTCTTACAAAAAATTAACGGAATTTTTAAAAAATAACCGTATTGCAAATGAAATTTTAAAAAATGCAACTCCAATTGAATTTACGTCTGGTGCAATTCCTATAGGCTATTCAAAAACTGTAACGGATAATGTAATGCTTGTTGGGGACTCTGCAGGGCAAGTAAAACCTTTAAGTGGTGGCGGACTCTACTACGGTGCTAAATGTGGAAAAATCTGTGCAAATACTATAAATAACTATTTTAAAGGAAATTATTCGCTTGAATTCCTAAAAAGCTATGAAAAAGACTGGAAAAAGGAATTTTCAAAAGAAATCGATAAAAATCTTAAAATAAGAAGGATTTTTAACATGATTGACGATGGCAAAATCGACAGGATTTTGGAATACGTAACTAAAAATAATCTTTTAGACATTATAAATGAAAAAGGAGATATGGATAGCCCTTCAAGTGTAGTTTGGCCAATTTTGGAGAAGGCCGTATTTGGAAAATAA